In Xiphias gladius isolate SHS-SW01 ecotype Sanya breed wild chromosome 16, ASM1685928v1, whole genome shotgun sequence, a genomic segment contains:
- the LOC120801268 gene encoding alsin-like isoform X2 yields the protein MEKREESPAYEQDPAPPERGLLNIWQSAGPSEQLCPERVLLSRPVLQASLGEHHGLLLTQGGQVYSFGELLWRDLSIPASAPVLEVSLLGKTVVRVAAGGFHCGALSEQGTIYMWGENTAGQCGLTDRGAVTNITVSEPCPVSVVDSEVVPPAVVRVVDLACGREHSLALSSQNELWAWGSGCQLGLVTNTFPVWRPQKVEHLAGRHVIQVACGAYHSLALVRSLAPQNYNTRNPPEKWERGQSPHYSVTEREEPFTVDDAHYCPLGVELTEVLTGETSPGRRGPRRRLQPGGRSAGSSSGPGASSCPFPKDRKFTTKQENLPVSANLKPDGHADHLTQTDSSPKSHPLSGWGANKNSVFPDEMELQNLLQKLSGHSLETQHTTGPGDTDSLSSHTSDDSCVSSTPSVDLFTSSYKDELPIKSQTHNNSGVSGPYSSSPVCLEEVQLCLEAENKALQEQKSSSLTNINQKGKTAINRRRSLPGTPTHGRNGSPRRRRHCACRPSSAGRTQAAAPEETGDGLPSLETEVWSWGRGSEGQLGHGDQLARLQPLCIKSLKGEEVIKVAAGSHHSMALSAQCQVYSWGSNMCGQLGHVNSPVTVPHKAKLSNGLRVWDVSAGQSHSLLLADGECVQPILLYCGQHQEPTSAQSQRSCRRLPNRVESYTVRPTLLPLCMEMGYISSVCCGGQSCAVLADQNVMGFIAAIHELASRERHFYCWLSNVRKLLLTPLRNREGVCPSLGKPCTHLFFSLCESFVRLSVLIGRHSTSLSYFLHDVQGRDVTSLPLLTHTEHFLDIYKEYCSALGNFQVMGGFQSLHKLSIECLGSQQTMLTQLCVSDQSASGDVDLVSLLYWPLQQLHQYSRALLKLAACYDVLTIEYQSLHQGCSQYESLSLSLLRRKKEAETTFLFWKSHSGKNTEVLRLPQRRVVCESSGNRSLTLQNAGRFSNHWFILFNDALVHTQGAIPSQSFFSTHHIYPLTCLWVKPVTENSSGLYAIKITCPEESFTLVASTPQEKNKWLRSLNQAVDQVLGGGGKGSSPGMTAMSRTASYTFTGEGRFKDAQYTGGWLAGRVHGRGTMKWPDGRTYTGNLKSGLEDGYGECIIPNKVLNKPESYHGHWRDGKIHGFGKYKYASGEVYEGCFCDGQRHGYGMLSSGKQVRTSSSVFIGQWVQDRKTGYGVYDDITRGEKYMGLWQDDQWHGSAVVVTQYGVYYEGTFKENRMSGPGLLVSDDDTAFHGEFSDDWNVNGKGVLSLANGDCLEGLFSGEWSTGLKVVGTYTKPAADEPENRDRNRLLLGQYVVPAGQRWSCVFNECWSRLGCDAAGRGERTTAWENIAVTITTAQRHSPDLSRSQSKVLECLEFIPQHGEPVTTANYDNIRRYLIKACETPIHPLGWLVETLVTVYRMTYVGVGSNRRLLRQAVQEVQAYLTQYYSIVRFLFPGLPDDGGVIPDPPASPSKSRHNSNTAEQSVVVVSCSSLLLPLLLPQLYPPLFTLYCLQEEQQEAQYWERILRLNRQPDQSLLSFLGVQEKFWPVWMSILGEKKQIVSSSKDACFVSAVETLQQISTTFTPSDKLLVIQKTFEELTQEVKPMLEGDFLWCMDDLLPLFLYVVIRARIRNLGAEVSLIEDLMDPNIQHGEMGLMFTTLKACYIQIQHESTT from the exons GGGCACCATCTACATGTGGGGGGAGAACACTGCAGGACAGTGTGGGCTGACTGACAGAGGTGCAGTCACAAACATTACAG TTTCAGAACCATGCCCGGTCAGTGTTGTTGACAGTGAGGTCGTTCCTCCAGCGGTGGTTCGGGTTGTGGATCTGGCCTGTGGACGGGAGCACAGCCTGGCTCTGTCGTCCCAGAACGAGCTGTGGGCCTGGGGCAGTGGCTGCCAGCTCGGCCTGGTCACAAACACTTTCCCTGTGTGGAGACCACAAAAG GTGGAGCACTTGGCTGGCAGACACGTAATTCAG GTGGCTTGTGGTGCCTACCACAGCCTGGCCCTGGTTCGCAGTTTAGCTCCTCAGAACTACAATACCAGGAACCCCCCTGAGAAATGGGAGCGGGGCCAGTCACCTCACTACTCggtgacagagagggaggagccGTTTACAGTTGATGATGCTCACTACTGTCCACTGGGGGTGGAGCTGACTGAAGTCTTGACAGGCGAG ACCTCTCCCGGGAGAAGAGGCCCCAGACGAAGGCTCCAACCTGGGGGAAGGTCAGCTGGCAGCAGCTCTGGCCCTGGAGCCAGTTCATGCCCATTTCCTAAGGACCGCAAATTTACCACTAAACA GGAGAATCTCCCAGTTAGCGCCAATCTCAAGCCCGATGGGCACGCTGACCATCTaactcagacagacagcagcccCAAGTCCCACCCACTGTCAGGCTGGGGGGCCAATAAGAACTCCGTTTTCCCTGACGAGATGGAGCTCCAGAACCTCCTCCAGAAACTCTCTGGTCACTCATTAGAGACGCAACACACCACTGGCCCAGGGGATACTGACTCACTGAGCAGTCACACTTCAG ATGACAGCTGTGTATCTTCAACTCCTTCAGTGGATCTGTTCACCTCTAGTTACAAAGACGAATTGCCAATTAAGAGTCAAACCCACAA TAACAGTGGAGTGTCTGGGCCATACTCCTCCTCCCCTGTGTGTTTGGAAGAAGTTCAGCTTTGTCTGGAGGCGGAGAACAAGGCACTGCAGGAGCAGAAGAGCTCTAGTCTTACAAATATAAACCAGAAGGGGAAAACAGCAATAAACAGGAGACGCTCACTGCCTGGAACGCCCACCCATGGTAGGAATG ggTCTCCACGGCGACGGCGGCATTGTGCCTGCAGGCCATCCTCTGCCGGTCGGACCCAGGCCGCAGCaccagaggagacaggagacgGGTTGCCATCTCTAGAGACAGAAGTGTGGAGCTGGGGCCGCGGGTCTGAGGGGCAACTAGGCCACGGAGATCAGCTTGCTAG actCCAGCCTCTGTGTATTAAGTCTTTGAAAGGCGAAGAAGTAATCAAAGTTGCCGCAGGATCACACCATTCAATGGCCCTCAGTGCTCAGTGCCAG gtgtaCTCGTGGGGCAGCAACATGTGTGGACAGCTCGGTCATGTCAACAGCCCTGTCACTGTTCCTCATAAGGCGAAG CTGTCCAATGGTCTCCGGGTCTGGGACGTGTCGGCCGGTCAGAGCCACTCCCTCCTCCTGGCGGACGGAGAATGTGTCCAGCCGATCCTGTTATACTGTGGCCAGCATCAAGAGCCAACGTCAGCGCAGAGTCAAAGGTCATGCCGGAGGTTACCCAACAGGGTGGAGAGTTATACAGTCAGACCCACCCTGCTGCCTTTGTGCATGGAG atggGTTATATTAGCAGTGTGTGCTGTGGTGGTCAGAGCTGCGCAGTGTTGGCAGACCAGAACGTCATGGGCTTCATCGCAGCTATCCACGAGCTGGCTTCCAGGGAGAGACACTTCTATTGCTGGTTGAGCAACGTCAGGAAACTCCTCCTCACCCCACTACGTAACAGAG AGGGTGTGTGCCCGTCATTAGGTAAGCCGTGCActcatctcttcttctctctctgtgagaGTTTTGTGCGTCTGAGCGTCCTGATCGGTCGACACTCCACATCACTCAGCTACTTCCTGCATGATGTGCAGGGCCGTGATGTCACGTCCCTTCCACTGCTGACGCACACTGAACACTTCCTGGACATTTATAAAGA gtatTGCTCTGCACTAGGTAACTTCCAGGTGATGGGTGGATTCCAGTCACTCCATAAACTCTCTAT TGAGTGTTTGGGTTCTCAGCAGACCATGCTCACTCAGCTGTGTGTTTCCGATCAGTCTGCCAGTGGTGATGTTGATCTGGTTTCATTGTTGTACTGgcctctgcagcagctccaccaATATAGCCGAGCCCTGCTCAAACTAGCAGCCTGCTATGATGTG TTAACTATAGAGTATCAGTCCCTCCATCAGGGCTGTAGTCAGTATGAGTCGCTGTCTTTGTCCCTgttgaggaggaagaaggaggctGAAACTACATTTCTCTTCTGGAAGAGTCACTCTGGAAAAAATACT GAGGTTCTGCGTCTCCCGCAGCGTCGTGTAGTGTGTGAAAGCAGCGGCAACAGATCTCTGACCCTGCAGAACGCCGGGCGGTTCTCCAACCACTGGTTCATACTCTTCAACGATGCACTGGtgcacacacag GGTGCCATTCCCTCTCAGAGCTTT TTCTCCACACATCACATCTATCCTCTGACTTGTCTGTGGGTGAAACCAgttactgaaaacagcagcgGACT CTATGCCATCAAAATTACATGCCCAGAGGAGAGTTTCACCCTGGTCGCCTCAACGCCACAGGAGAAG AACAAGTGGCTACGATCTCTTAACCAGGCAGTGGATCAGGTGCTGGGTGGTGGAGGTAAGGGGTCATCTCCAGGGATGACGGCGATGTCTCGTACAGCCTCCTACACGTTTACTGGAGAGGGACGGTTTAAAGACGCCCAGTACACCGGGGGCTGGCTGGCAGGACGAGTTCATGGCAG AGGAACCATGAAGTGGCCAGATGGACGAACATACACTGGGAACTTAAAGAGTGGACTAGAGGATGG ctATGGGGAGTGTATAATACCTAACAAAGTGCTGAATAAACCAGAAAGCTACCACGGACACTGGAGAGATGGCAAGATCCATGGTTTCGGGAAGTACAA GTATGCCAGTGGCGAGGTGTACGAGGGCTGTTTCTGTGACGGGCAGCGGCATGGTTACGGTATGCTGAGCTCTGGTAAACAGGTCAGGACTTCCTCCAGCGTTTTCATTGGCCAGTGGGTCCAGGACAGGAAGACAGGATATGGAGTCTATGATGACATCACCAG AGGTGAGAAGTATATGGGACTGTGGCAGGATGACCAGTGGCACGGCAGCGCTGTGGTTGTCACCCAGTACGGTGTGTACTATGAAGGGACCTTCAAAGAGAACAGGATGAGT GGTCCAGGGCTGTTGGTGTCAGATGATGACACAGCTTTCCATGGGGAGTTTTCTGATGACTGGAATGTCAACGGGAAG GGTGTTTTGTCCCTGGCTAACGGTGATTGTCTAGAAGGCCTGTTCAGTGGAGAGTGGAGCACTGGGCTGAAAGTGGTTGGAACGTACACCAAACCAGCTGCTGATGAACCTGAGAACAGGGACAGAAACAGACTGTT GTTGGGTCAGTATGTGGTGCCTGCAGGTCAGAGGTGGAGCTGTGTGTTTAATGAATGTTGGAGTCGACTGGGCTGTGAtgcagcagggagaggagagaggaccaCAGCCTGGGAGAACATCGCTGTCACTATAACAACTGCACAGCGACACAG CCCAGACCTCAGTAGGTCTCAGAGCAAAGTATTGGAGTGTTTGGAGTTTATTCCCCAGCATGGAGAGCCTGTCACCACGGCAAACTATGACAACATAAGAAGATATCTCATCAAG GCCTGTGAGACCCCCATCCACCCTCTGGGCTGGCTGGTGGAGACGTTGGTGACCGTCTACAGGATGACTTACGTTGGCGTCGGATCCAACCGCAGGCTGCTCAGGCAGGCGGTCCAGGAGGTCCAGGCTTACCTCACACAGTACTACAGCATCGTCAG GTTTCTGTTTCCAGGGTTACCAGATGATGGCGGCGTCATCCCAGACCCCCCTGCCTCTCCATCCAAAAGCAGACATAACTCTAACACAGCAGAGCAAAG TGTTGTGGTGGTGAgctgctcctctctgctcctccctctgctgctccctCAACTCTACCCTCCTCTCTTTACCCTGTACTgcctgcaggaggagcagcaggaggcccAGTACTGGGAGCGCATCCTCCGACTCAACAGACAGCCCGACCAGTCACTGCTCAGCTTCCTGGGAGTGCAGGA aaAGTTCTGGCCAGTGTGGATGTCAATTCTGGGGGAGAAAAAGCAG ATTGTGTCCAGCAGTAAAGATGCCtgctttgtttctgctgtggaGACACTCCAGCAAATCAG CACCACCTTCACTCCGTCAGACAAACTCCTGGTCATCCAGAAAACATTTGAGGAGCTGACCCAGGAAGTAAAACCTATGCTGGAAGGGGATTTCTTGTGGTGCATGGATGACCtgctccccctcttcctctatGTGGTTATCAGGGCTAG gaTCAGGAACCTGGGAGCTGAGGTCAGTCTGATAGAGGATCTGATGGATCCCAACATTCAGCATGGAGAGATGGGACTGATGTTCACAACACTGAAG GCGTGCTATATCCAGATTCAGCACGAGTCAACTACGTAG
- the LOC120801268 gene encoding alsin-like isoform X1, translating into MEKREESPAYEQDPAPPERGLLNIWQSAGPSEQLCPERVLLSRPVLQASLGEHHGLLLTQGGQVYSFGELLWRDLSIPASAPVLEVSLLGKTVVRVAAGGFHCGALSEQGTIYMWGENTAGQCGLTDRGAVTNITVSEPCPVSVVDSEVVPPAVVRVVDLACGREHSLALSSQNELWAWGSGCQLGLVTNTFPVWRPQKVEHLAGRHVIQVACGAYHSLALVRSLAPQNYNTRNPPEKWERGQSPHYSVTEREEPFTVDDAHYCPLGVELTEVLTGETSPGRRGPRRRLQPGGRSAGSSSGPGASSCPFPKDRKFTTKQENLPVSANLKPDGHADHLTQTDSSPKSHPLSGWGANKNSVFPDEMELQNLLQKLSGHSLETQHTTGPGDTDSLSSHTSDDSCVSSTPSVDLFTSSYKDELPIKSQTHNNSGVSGPYSSSPVCLEEVQLCLEAENKALQEQKSSSLTNINQKGKTAINRRRSLPGTPTHGRNGSPRRRRHCACRPSSAGRTQAAAPEETGDGLPSLETEVWSWGRGSEGQLGHGDQLARLQPLCIKSLKGEEVIKVAAGSHHSMALSAQCQVYSWGSNMCGQLGHVNSPVTVPHKAKLSNGLRVWDVSAGQSHSLLLADGECVQPILLYCGQHQEPTSAQSQRSCRRLPNRVESYTVRPTLLPLCMEMGYISSVCCGGQSCAVLADQNVMGFIAAIHELASRERHFYCWLSNVRKLLLTPLRNREGVCPSLGKPCTHLFFSLCESFVRLSVLIGRHSTSLSYFLHDVQGRDVTSLPLLTHTEHFLDIYKEYCSALGNFQVMGGFQSLHKLSIECLGSQQTMLTQLCVSDQSASGDVDLVSLLYWPLQQLHQYSRALLKLAACYDVLTIEYQSLHQGCSQYESLSLSLLRRKKEAETTFLFWKSHSGKNTEVLRLPQRRVVCESSGNRSLTLQNAGRFSNHWFILFNDALVHTQGAIPSQSFFSTHHIYPLTCLWVKPVTENSSGLYAIKITCPEESFTLVASTPQEKNKWLRSLNQAVDQVLGGGGKGSSPGMTAMSRTASYTFTGEGRFKDAQYTGGWLAGRVHGRGTMKWPDGRTYTGNLKSGLEDGYGECIIPNKVLNKPESYHGHWRDGKIHGFGKYKYASGEVYEGCFCDGQRHGYGMLSSGKQVRTSSSVFIGQWVQDRKTGYGVYDDITRGEKYMGLWQDDQWHGSAVVVTQYGVYYEGTFKENRMSGPGLLVSDDDTAFHGEFSDDWNVNGKGVLSLANGDCLEGLFSGEWSTGLKVVGTYTKPAADEPENRDRNRLFRLGQYVVPAGQRWSCVFNECWSRLGCDAAGRGERTTAWENIAVTITTAQRHSPDLSRSQSKVLECLEFIPQHGEPVTTANYDNIRRYLIKACETPIHPLGWLVETLVTVYRMTYVGVGSNRRLLRQAVQEVQAYLTQYYSIVRFLFPGLPDDGGVIPDPPASPSKSRHNSNTAEQSVVVVSCSSLLLPLLLPQLYPPLFTLYCLQEEQQEAQYWERILRLNRQPDQSLLSFLGVQEKFWPVWMSILGEKKQIVSSSKDACFVSAVETLQQISTTFTPSDKLLVIQKTFEELTQEVKPMLEGDFLWCMDDLLPLFLYVVIRARIRNLGAEVSLIEDLMDPNIQHGEMGLMFTTLKACYIQIQHESTT; encoded by the exons GGGCACCATCTACATGTGGGGGGAGAACACTGCAGGACAGTGTGGGCTGACTGACAGAGGTGCAGTCACAAACATTACAG TTTCAGAACCATGCCCGGTCAGTGTTGTTGACAGTGAGGTCGTTCCTCCAGCGGTGGTTCGGGTTGTGGATCTGGCCTGTGGACGGGAGCACAGCCTGGCTCTGTCGTCCCAGAACGAGCTGTGGGCCTGGGGCAGTGGCTGCCAGCTCGGCCTGGTCACAAACACTTTCCCTGTGTGGAGACCACAAAAG GTGGAGCACTTGGCTGGCAGACACGTAATTCAG GTGGCTTGTGGTGCCTACCACAGCCTGGCCCTGGTTCGCAGTTTAGCTCCTCAGAACTACAATACCAGGAACCCCCCTGAGAAATGGGAGCGGGGCCAGTCACCTCACTACTCggtgacagagagggaggagccGTTTACAGTTGATGATGCTCACTACTGTCCACTGGGGGTGGAGCTGACTGAAGTCTTGACAGGCGAG ACCTCTCCCGGGAGAAGAGGCCCCAGACGAAGGCTCCAACCTGGGGGAAGGTCAGCTGGCAGCAGCTCTGGCCCTGGAGCCAGTTCATGCCCATTTCCTAAGGACCGCAAATTTACCACTAAACA GGAGAATCTCCCAGTTAGCGCCAATCTCAAGCCCGATGGGCACGCTGACCATCTaactcagacagacagcagcccCAAGTCCCACCCACTGTCAGGCTGGGGGGCCAATAAGAACTCCGTTTTCCCTGACGAGATGGAGCTCCAGAACCTCCTCCAGAAACTCTCTGGTCACTCATTAGAGACGCAACACACCACTGGCCCAGGGGATACTGACTCACTGAGCAGTCACACTTCAG ATGACAGCTGTGTATCTTCAACTCCTTCAGTGGATCTGTTCACCTCTAGTTACAAAGACGAATTGCCAATTAAGAGTCAAACCCACAA TAACAGTGGAGTGTCTGGGCCATACTCCTCCTCCCCTGTGTGTTTGGAAGAAGTTCAGCTTTGTCTGGAGGCGGAGAACAAGGCACTGCAGGAGCAGAAGAGCTCTAGTCTTACAAATATAAACCAGAAGGGGAAAACAGCAATAAACAGGAGACGCTCACTGCCTGGAACGCCCACCCATGGTAGGAATG ggTCTCCACGGCGACGGCGGCATTGTGCCTGCAGGCCATCCTCTGCCGGTCGGACCCAGGCCGCAGCaccagaggagacaggagacgGGTTGCCATCTCTAGAGACAGAAGTGTGGAGCTGGGGCCGCGGGTCTGAGGGGCAACTAGGCCACGGAGATCAGCTTGCTAG actCCAGCCTCTGTGTATTAAGTCTTTGAAAGGCGAAGAAGTAATCAAAGTTGCCGCAGGATCACACCATTCAATGGCCCTCAGTGCTCAGTGCCAG gtgtaCTCGTGGGGCAGCAACATGTGTGGACAGCTCGGTCATGTCAACAGCCCTGTCACTGTTCCTCATAAGGCGAAG CTGTCCAATGGTCTCCGGGTCTGGGACGTGTCGGCCGGTCAGAGCCACTCCCTCCTCCTGGCGGACGGAGAATGTGTCCAGCCGATCCTGTTATACTGTGGCCAGCATCAAGAGCCAACGTCAGCGCAGAGTCAAAGGTCATGCCGGAGGTTACCCAACAGGGTGGAGAGTTATACAGTCAGACCCACCCTGCTGCCTTTGTGCATGGAG atggGTTATATTAGCAGTGTGTGCTGTGGTGGTCAGAGCTGCGCAGTGTTGGCAGACCAGAACGTCATGGGCTTCATCGCAGCTATCCACGAGCTGGCTTCCAGGGAGAGACACTTCTATTGCTGGTTGAGCAACGTCAGGAAACTCCTCCTCACCCCACTACGTAACAGAG AGGGTGTGTGCCCGTCATTAGGTAAGCCGTGCActcatctcttcttctctctctgtgagaGTTTTGTGCGTCTGAGCGTCCTGATCGGTCGACACTCCACATCACTCAGCTACTTCCTGCATGATGTGCAGGGCCGTGATGTCACGTCCCTTCCACTGCTGACGCACACTGAACACTTCCTGGACATTTATAAAGA gtatTGCTCTGCACTAGGTAACTTCCAGGTGATGGGTGGATTCCAGTCACTCCATAAACTCTCTAT TGAGTGTTTGGGTTCTCAGCAGACCATGCTCACTCAGCTGTGTGTTTCCGATCAGTCTGCCAGTGGTGATGTTGATCTGGTTTCATTGTTGTACTGgcctctgcagcagctccaccaATATAGCCGAGCCCTGCTCAAACTAGCAGCCTGCTATGATGTG TTAACTATAGAGTATCAGTCCCTCCATCAGGGCTGTAGTCAGTATGAGTCGCTGTCTTTGTCCCTgttgaggaggaagaaggaggctGAAACTACATTTCTCTTCTGGAAGAGTCACTCTGGAAAAAATACT GAGGTTCTGCGTCTCCCGCAGCGTCGTGTAGTGTGTGAAAGCAGCGGCAACAGATCTCTGACCCTGCAGAACGCCGGGCGGTTCTCCAACCACTGGTTCATACTCTTCAACGATGCACTGGtgcacacacag GGTGCCATTCCCTCTCAGAGCTTT TTCTCCACACATCACATCTATCCTCTGACTTGTCTGTGGGTGAAACCAgttactgaaaacagcagcgGACT CTATGCCATCAAAATTACATGCCCAGAGGAGAGTTTCACCCTGGTCGCCTCAACGCCACAGGAGAAG AACAAGTGGCTACGATCTCTTAACCAGGCAGTGGATCAGGTGCTGGGTGGTGGAGGTAAGGGGTCATCTCCAGGGATGACGGCGATGTCTCGTACAGCCTCCTACACGTTTACTGGAGAGGGACGGTTTAAAGACGCCCAGTACACCGGGGGCTGGCTGGCAGGACGAGTTCATGGCAG AGGAACCATGAAGTGGCCAGATGGACGAACATACACTGGGAACTTAAAGAGTGGACTAGAGGATGG ctATGGGGAGTGTATAATACCTAACAAAGTGCTGAATAAACCAGAAAGCTACCACGGACACTGGAGAGATGGCAAGATCCATGGTTTCGGGAAGTACAA GTATGCCAGTGGCGAGGTGTACGAGGGCTGTTTCTGTGACGGGCAGCGGCATGGTTACGGTATGCTGAGCTCTGGTAAACAGGTCAGGACTTCCTCCAGCGTTTTCATTGGCCAGTGGGTCCAGGACAGGAAGACAGGATATGGAGTCTATGATGACATCACCAG AGGTGAGAAGTATATGGGACTGTGGCAGGATGACCAGTGGCACGGCAGCGCTGTGGTTGTCACCCAGTACGGTGTGTACTATGAAGGGACCTTCAAAGAGAACAGGATGAGT GGTCCAGGGCTGTTGGTGTCAGATGATGACACAGCTTTCCATGGGGAGTTTTCTGATGACTGGAATGTCAACGGGAAG GGTGTTTTGTCCCTGGCTAACGGTGATTGTCTAGAAGGCCTGTTCAGTGGAGAGTGGAGCACTGGGCTGAAAGTGGTTGGAACGTACACCAAACCAGCTGCTGATGAACCTGAGAACAGGGACAGAAACAGACTGTT caGGTTGGGTCAGTATGTGGTGCCTGCAGGTCAGAGGTGGAGCTGTGTGTTTAATGAATGTTGGAGTCGACTGGGCTGTGAtgcagcagggagaggagagaggaccaCAGCCTGGGAGAACATCGCTGTCACTATAACAACTGCACAGCGACACAG CCCAGACCTCAGTAGGTCTCAGAGCAAAGTATTGGAGTGTTTGGAGTTTATTCCCCAGCATGGAGAGCCTGTCACCACGGCAAACTATGACAACATAAGAAGATATCTCATCAAG GCCTGTGAGACCCCCATCCACCCTCTGGGCTGGCTGGTGGAGACGTTGGTGACCGTCTACAGGATGACTTACGTTGGCGTCGGATCCAACCGCAGGCTGCTCAGGCAGGCGGTCCAGGAGGTCCAGGCTTACCTCACACAGTACTACAGCATCGTCAG GTTTCTGTTTCCAGGGTTACCAGATGATGGCGGCGTCATCCCAGACCCCCCTGCCTCTCCATCCAAAAGCAGACATAACTCTAACACAGCAGAGCAAAG TGTTGTGGTGGTGAgctgctcctctctgctcctccctctgctgctccctCAACTCTACCCTCCTCTCTTTACCCTGTACTgcctgcaggaggagcagcaggaggcccAGTACTGGGAGCGCATCCTCCGACTCAACAGACAGCCCGACCAGTCACTGCTCAGCTTCCTGGGAGTGCAGGA aaAGTTCTGGCCAGTGTGGATGTCAATTCTGGGGGAGAAAAAGCAG ATTGTGTCCAGCAGTAAAGATGCCtgctttgtttctgctgtggaGACACTCCAGCAAATCAG CACCACCTTCACTCCGTCAGACAAACTCCTGGTCATCCAGAAAACATTTGAGGAGCTGACCCAGGAAGTAAAACCTATGCTGGAAGGGGATTTCTTGTGGTGCATGGATGACCtgctccccctcttcctctatGTGGTTATCAGGGCTAG gaTCAGGAACCTGGGAGCTGAGGTCAGTCTGATAGAGGATCTGATGGATCCCAACATTCAGCATGGAGAGATGGGACTGATGTTCACAACACTGAAG GCGTGCTATATCCAGATTCAGCACGAGTCAACTACGTAG